In the Streptomyces sp. SJL17-4 genome, CGGATCCGGCGGTACGGCTTCCACGGCACCTCGCACGCGTATGTGTCACGGGAGACGGCGAGGCTGCTCGGCAAGGAACCGTCGGAGGTGAACGTGATCGTGCTGCACCTGGGCAACGGCGCGTCCGCCTCCGCGGTGAAGGGCGGCCGGTGCGTGGACACCTCGATGGGCCTGACGCCGCTGGAGGGCCTGGTCATGGGCACCCGCTCGGGCGACATCGACCCTGCGGTCACCTTCCACCTCAAGCGGGTGGCGGGCATGTCGGCCGACGAGATCGACGTACTGCTGAACAAGAAGTCCGGTCTGGTGGGGCTCTGCGGCGACAACGACATGCGGGAGATCCGCCGCCGGATCGACGAGGGCGACGAGCGGGCGGCGCTCGCCTTCGACATCTACATCCACCGGCTGAAGAAGTACATCGGGGCGTACTACGCGGTACTCGGCCGGGTGGACGCGGTGGCGTTCACGGCGGGGGTCGGGGAGAACGCGGCCCCGGTGCGAGAGGCTGCGATCACGGGCCTGGAGGAGCTGGGGCTCGCGGTGGACACGGGCCTCAACGCGGTGCGGTCGGACGAGGCACGGCTGATCTCGCCGAACTACGCGCGGGTGGCGGTCGCCGTGGTGCCGACGGACGAGGAGCTGGAGATCGCCCGTCAGGCCTTCGCTCTGGTGGGTGGAGAAGCACGCGGCGAAGCCCGGCTCGCCCCCGGAGAAGCATCCGGCGAAGCACCCGGAGAAATGCCCGGAAAAACCCTCGGAGAAGTGAACGCCTGAGCGACCCCGCGCCCATTTGTACTTTCCGCCAGCCGGAATATTCCGCAGCGAAACAAACCGATAGGATCCGCCTCATGCGCCGTTCCAAAATCGTCTGCACGCTGGGCCCCGCCGTCGACTCGTATGAGCAGCTGAAGGCTCTCATCGAGGCCGGCATGAACGTGGCCCGATTCAACTTCAGCCACGGATCCCAGGCGGAACACCAGGAGCGGTACGACCGCGTCCGGCAGGTCTCCGCGGACACCGGTCGAGCCGTCGGCGTGCTCGCCGACCTCCAGGGCCCCAAGATCCGTCTCGAGACCTTCGCCGAGGGCCCGGTCGAGCTGGTGCGCGGTGACGAGTTCACCATCA is a window encoding:
- a CDS encoding acetate kinase; this translates as MTNPTRVLVLNSGSSSVKYQLLDMRDDSRLAQGLVERIGEETSRLVHTPLQGGGGEKREKNGPIADHAAALKAVAEELAADGLGLDSPELAAIGHRVVHGGLRFTEPTVIDEEVLAEIERLVPVAPLHNPANLTGIRTATALRPDLPQVAVFDTAFHTTMPESAARYAIDVETADAHRIRRYGFHGTSHAYVSRETARLLGKEPSEVNVIVLHLGNGASASAVKGGRCVDTSMGLTPLEGLVMGTRSGDIDPAVTFHLKRVAGMSADEIDVLLNKKSGLVGLCGDNDMREIRRRIDEGDERAALAFDIYIHRLKKYIGAYYAVLGRVDAVAFTAGVGENAAPVREAAITGLEELGLAVDTGLNAVRSDEARLISPNYARVAVAVVPTDEELEIARQAFALVGGEARGEARLAPGEASGEAPGEMPGKTLGEVNA